GAAATAAGCAAAATAAAGGATTATTTCATCTCGTTCCCACGCTCCCATCATTTATCAGGTCAACGACCCGCTGTGGTGGGCGTGGGAATGTTGCATCAGACACTTCGCGCGTATGAACTAAAACGTTGGGAAGAAGGTGAACTTGCAACCACCTTAAAACGAGCAATAACTTACCACACATTTTTTGTTTTTCACACCGGAGGGGAGTACATTATTCCTGCATGAAGCAAAGAATTTACATTGACACGTCTGTTATTGGCGGTTACTTCGATGACGAGTTCAAGGAAGCAACACAACGATTGTTTCTAAGATTTGAAAATGGTGAACTGAACTTTGTTGTTTCAGACCTCCTTGAACTTGAATTAATCAATGCACCCCAACATGTCAGGCAATTGTTACTCCGGTACCCGAAAGGCACATTTGAAAGAGTAGAGATTACGGAAGAAGTCGTTCGGTTAGCAGATATGTACATTACCGAAAACGTTGTAGGGAAAACAAGCATCGAAGATTGCCGGCACATTGCTCTTGCGACAGTGAACAACGTTGACGTGTTGGTAAGTTGGAATTTCAAGCATATTGTCAATCTTGATAGAATCAGAGGATATAATGCCGTAAATGTGAAACACGGTTATCCGATGATTGAAATCAGAAGTCCAAAGGAAATTATTAACTATGAAAACTGAACAGACAACAAAACAATTTGATGCCGTAAAAATGATGCGTGATATTCGAAATAGGATAGATGAAGAAACGAAGGACATGGCGTTTGAAGAGTTCAAAAAATATATATCTGAGAAACTCAGAAATAGTGAACTAAAAAATTTAGGACGAATCACTTCTCATTAGAGCAAAGCCGCATCCACGACAACTTGAAACAAGAAAAATAATTACCGTTATTGAAACATCTAAAGTAAAAAAATATTTAGAACGTTATGCCTAAAATTCAATACGACCCGGAAGTCAAAATTCTCAACATTCGTCTTCGTGAAGACAAAAGTGTTGATAGTGAAATCAAAGAGAATGTTGTTCTCGACTATGACGCGCAAGGTCATATAGTGAACATCGAAATAATGGATATTAACATTGAGGACATTATCAGAAATGTTCACGAACTAGAAAGCGCCTAGGTTTAATGTTGTGTCGGAAGTTTATTCTCATTACAACGCCCTCCGTTGTAATGTAATCTCGTCTGGAATGGAGTTACACTCCCGACCAACAACAGGTCAGGAGTGCAACTCCTTCCCAGTATAAAAACTAGAGCCCTTTTTCCTTTCAGCAACTATCGTGGAGTGGACTCCAATCTTCCTTTCCCAAAAGTATTTTCAGAATGTCCTGACGAGCCAATAATTTATCCATATCCTTTGAAAACAAATTAAATCAAGCATATTTTGTAAAACATAGTACTATTTCGGTCAGAAACAGCACTATTCTGGTACAACACAGTACTATTTTGGTGGGAAATAGTACTATATCTGTGGAAAATAGTGCTATACTTGAGGAAAATAGTACTATTTCGGTGGGAAATAGTGCTGTGTTGGAGGAAAATAGTACTATGCCGGTGGGAAATAGTGATGTGTTGGAGGAAAATAGTACTATGTTGGTTCGAAATACTGCTATTTCAAAAGGAGATAGTTCAATACCGAGAGAACTTCAATCAATTTCAAATTACCTCGGCGAGTGTTCATCAGGTCGGAAGGGAAGCCCTCATGGTACATGAAGTTCCTGCAATCAGAAATAAGAAATCTTAAATCAGAAATCCTCAATATTCTCCCCACACACCTCTCAAAGCATCCGAAATTTCCCCCAGCGTACCATACGCTTCAACGCATGAGAGAATATGTGGTAAAACATTCTCGCTTCCGTTCGCTGCTTGCTTCAACAATTGTAAAGAAACATTCACTTGTTTGTTATCTCGCTGTTGTCTTAAGGCTGTTAACTTTTCACTTTGAACTGAACGTACCGTTTCATCCACTTTGAATAACGGAGGTTGATTCGTTTCCTCAATTGCGAACTCGTTCACACCGACAATTATTTTCTCTTTCTTCTCGATTGCTTTTTGATACTCGTATGCGCTCGTCGCGATTTCCGTTTGATAATAACTTTGCTCGATTGCTTTCACCGCGCCGCCGAGCGATTTGATTTTATCAAGATATTCCCACGCACGTCGCTCTACTTCATCCGTCATCTGTTCAAGAAGGAAGGAACCACCGAGCGGGTCAACCGAATCCGCCGTGCCTGATTCATGTGCGATGATTTGCTGAGTACGGAGAGCAATCCGCACTGATTCTTCCGTCGGTAACGCAAGCGCTTCATCCCTGCTGTTGGTGTGGAGCGATTGACATCCCCCAAGCGTTGCCGCAAGCGCCTGTAACGTAACACGCACGATGTTGTTATCAATCTGTTGCGCGGTTAATGTCGAGCCACCGGTTTGCGCATGAAATCTGAGTTTCATGGATTCGGGATTCGTTGCGCCAAATTGTTCCTTCATAATGTTCGCCCACATCCTCCGCGCCGCCCGAAACTTGGCAATTTCTTCTATGAAATTATTGTGCGCATTGAAGAAGAACGAGAGTTGCGCTCCGAACTTGTCCACATTCAACCCCGTATCAACCGCTGATTGGACATACGCTATCGCATTGGCAAGCGTAAATGCAACTTCCTGAACCGCTGTCGAACCTGCTTCACGAATGTGGTAACCGCTAATCGAAATTGTATTCCACTTCGGAAGATGTTCCTCGCACCAACTGAATGTATCCGTTACGAGCCGCATAGATTGCTTCGGCGGATAGATGTAGGTTCCTCGCGCAATATATTCTTTCAGGATATCGTTCTGAATTGTGCCGGAAAGTTTCTTCAAATCAGAACCTTGCTTCTTCGCAACTGCAACATACATGCAAAGCAATATTGCTGCAGTCGCGTTGATGGTCATCGAAGTCGTAATTTTGTCGAGCGTGATTCCATCGAACAATGTTTCCATGTCCTGCAAAGAATCAATTGCAACGCCGACCTTCCCGACTTCCCCTTCAGCGAACGCGTGGTCAGAATCGTAACCCATTTGTGTCGGCAAATCAAATGCGACGGAAAGCCCGGTCGTTCCCTGATTCAACAAATACCGGTACCGCTTGTTTGATTCTTCCGCACTTGCAAATCCCGCGTATTGCCTCATCGTCCAAAAGCGACCGCGGTACATTGTCGGATAGACTCCGCGAGTGAATGGATACTCACCCGGAAATCCAAGTTGCTTTTCGTAATCGGCCTCCGATGGAAGCGCGAGCCGTTCAATCTCAATCCCTGAGTCTGTCTGAAATTGTTTCTTACGTTCACTTGATTTCTTCAAGACAGGTTCAAGTGTTACGTCTTCCCAGATTGTTTTCTTTTTGTTTAATGATTCGTTCATAGATGTTTTATTTATTCACCACGGAGTGCACAGATGTTACCACAGATTTTCACTGATATTGAATCTGTGTTTTTCCGTATCGAATCCGTTTAATCGGTGGTAAAATAATCAATCCTCCCGCATTATTCAATCTTCTCTCCACTGAATTTCTTTCCACGACTGACCATCGGATTCTAACACGATGGCTCCCATTTTGTCCGTTCGAAAAACCTTGCATCCTCCATCCTGAAATCTTTGAATCACGGTCGGAGACGGGTGCTTGAACTTGTTTTTGTTTCCGACAGAAACAAGCGCAATCTGCGGCGTAACCTTTTCCAACAATTCTTCCGAACTGCTTGTGATGCTTCCATGATGTCCTACTTTGATGACATCGCAATCAAGAAAATTATCAAACGCAGCAGTGATCTCTTGCTCAGCAGGTTCCTCAGCATCGCCGGAAAACAAAATGCTCGTGGTTCCATATACGAGTTTTATGACAAGTGAGTGATTGTTCAGATTCTCTTCGAACGAATTCTTATCATCGAATGGATGAAGAATGTACAATCTTACTGATGAATCTACCGTGACGATATTTCCTGCAAGCAGTTTCTTGGACTCAATCTGTAATGAATCCGTCAATCGTCCAATCTCTTTCACAAGTTTGGATTCGCTCTTCGCACCACATTCGTAAATTGTTCCAACCTCAATTGCTCTCAGCAACGCAGGCGTTCCGCCAAGATGGTCGGCGTGCGGATGACTGATAAACAGCGCGTCAATCTTCTCAACTCCGATTCGTTTCAGAAAAGGCGCAATTGTTTTCGTTCCTGCATCCCGTTTGCTGTCAATCGGTCCGGCATCAACCAACATTGTCTTCCCGTTCGGAAGTTGCACAACGATTGCATCTCCCTGCCCGACATCAAGCATCGTTATTTTCAGAGAAGAATTTGATTCTGCAAAAAGCGACGAGTAAAGAACGACATTGGCAATCAACAAAAAAGAAATTATTCCGAGCCTCCTGACAAGCGGACGATGAAATTCAAGCAAGAATAAAATTACGGCAAACATTCCTACCGCTTGAGGGAAACTCAAGTTTATTTCAACCACGCTGAATGGTAAGTTTCCGCCCCATTCTGTAAATCGAAGGAGAAACCAACTAAACGCATACGCAACCGTTGCATACATCGAACCAAGCCAAGTCGAAATTGCCGCCATCAAAACAACGGCACAGCCCAATGCAAGAATAATTCCTGAAACAGGAACTGCAAGCAAGTTCATCGCAATTCCGACGATGGATATTTTGTGAAAGTAATACGCTGTGAGTGGAAGCGTTCCGATGGTTGCTGAAAGTGTAACTGCCGTTGCAAGAAGAATGTACTTTCTAAAAAAAGAATTTGCCCGAAATCGTTCCGGCAATGTATTGACTTGTCGCTCTAACTTCGGAAGAATGTATGCAAGCGAAAGAACCGCAACGAATGAAAGTTGAAACCCGACATCGAACAGCCATCGCGAATCAATAAGTAAAATGACAAGTGCGGCAACACCAAGTGCGTTCAATAAACTGGTTCGTTGTTCAAATATTTTCGCCCCGATAAACACACATGCCATGATAACAGCACGGGTTACCGATGCTTCAGCACCTGTCAGAAAAATAAAAAAGACAAGACTGAGAACGGTCAGCACTCCAATCAATGAACGCGGAAAACGGAACAGAGAAAAGACCGACCAAAACATTATCGCCACCAAACCGACATTCAAACCTGAGACTGCGAGGATGTGCATTAATCCCGCATTCGTGAACGCGAGTTTGATTGACGGGTCAATCTCGCTTCGCTCACCGATAACCAAGCCCTTGACAAGTTTTGCTTCTTCGCCGCCAATGAGCGAATCCATCGTCGTGCTGATCCAATCTCTGAACGGATGAATCACTTCAGAAAGAATCCATGTTCCCGTTTTTTCGCCAAGTTGTATGTTGCTGTCAGTCCGGACATACACTTGCGCATAAATTCCTTGCAGTTTGAGATAGTTCCGATAATCAAATTCTCCGGGATTTCTTGCTCTCGGCGGGCGTTTGAACATTCCGGTTAGATTTACCTTTCTTCCATAAGAAAGATTTTCGATTACATCTTTTGAAATGTTTTTCTTAGGAATCGAAACAATCGCATCTCCATCAACTTGTTGTTTCAACTTGAAACCTGTAACCTGCAACCCGTAACCCGAAACCATCAGCGTTTCCGTCTCAATCCGAAGCGAGTAATACTCTCCTTTCGAAACAGCCCGTTCGTTCACAACTCCGACAAGCGTTGCTTCCTGTTCTTCCTCAGTAAGAAATCGCTCGATCGAATTATTCGGTTGATATTTTGCATCGAACGAGATTTTGAACATCCCGAACAACATTAAACTAAAAAGAATAAAGAGCGAAGTGACACTCTCTTGTGGTTTGAACTTCAAAAAGAGGATGGAGAGCAGAGCAAGAATTGAAAGTCCGGCGATGAACCACCACAAAGAAATGTTCAACTGCCAACCGATGAGAATGCCAACAATAAACGGAACACATAATTTTATTGCAGGATATCGGTCAAACATTTTCCTCCCTTCTTCTTATGCCATTATTTCCAACAATGAAGGAACAACGTGTGTCAGATTCTTCACTGACGACGTCAGTTCCTTGTGCCGTTTACCATACGCCAATAACGGAACAGGATTTCGCGTGTGAGTTTTCGTTGACAAATCTTCGAGGTTTCCATGGTCGCTTGTGAGGAAAAAAAGATTTCGTTCTGCATCAAAGTGACTGATGATTCCCTCCAACAAAGCATCCAACAATTCCAACACTTCAATAGCTTGTTGCATTGATTGATTATGACCGATGTGGTCGGTGTAATAAAATTCAAACAAGGTGAAATCGTACTCATCGGAAAACTGAGCGAGTCGTTCGCCTGCTTCTAGGGGAGTCAGATTCGGCACACTCGGAAATCCCTGAACATTCCAACGCTGACTCGTAATATCGGCAGAAAGCGCGTCGCCGCGAGCAAGGACTTCATGTGTGTTCAAACTAAATCCTGATGACAGCCAAGAGTACGTTATTGCTGTCATCCTCATTTTTGTAGAATTAATGTATTCGAAATATTTTGGAGGGAACGCGTTAGCGTAGAAAACTTTCTTTTCTTTATCTGAAAGCGTTTTGAAAATGTTTTGTTCCTGAATAATCGGTTTCAGAGTCGAGTAAGGATACGGTCCAAAATGTTTGCCGATAAACTTCGAGGCGTTCATTCCTGTCATCAACGCTGTTTGTCCGGTCCCACTTTGTGGTAATCCCTCAACGCCAAGCGTCGCATTGATTGGAACGAGTGAAGTGACCGAGTTTGAAAATGATGAACTGTGCAACGAAGGAATATTCCCGTCAAGAAGCGTGTTGAGTGTTTTTAGATTCGCGGCAAAGAACGGATTGATGT
This window of the Ignavibacteriota bacterium genome carries:
- a CDS encoding DUF2283 domain-containing protein; the encoded protein is MPKIQYDPEVKILNIRLREDKSVDSEIKENVVLDYDAQGHIVNIEIMDINIEDIIRNVHELESA
- a CDS encoding DNA internalization-related competence protein ComEC/Rec2 encodes the protein MFDRYPAIKLCVPFIVGILIGWQLNISLWWFIAGLSILALLSILFLKFKPQESVTSLFILFSLMLFGMFKISFDAKYQPNNSIERFLTEEEQEATLVGVVNERAVSKGEYYSLRIETETLMVSGYGLQVTGFKLKQQVDGDAIVSIPKKNISKDVIENLSYGRKVNLTGMFKRPPRARNPGEFDYRNYLKLQGIYAQVYVRTDSNIQLGEKTGTWILSEVIHPFRDWISTTMDSLIGGEEAKLVKGLVIGERSEIDPSIKLAFTNAGLMHILAVSGLNVGLVAIMFWSVFSLFRFPRSLIGVLTVLSLVFFIFLTGAEASVTRAVIMACVFIGAKIFEQRTSLLNALGVAALVILLIDSRWLFDVGFQLSFVAVLSLAYILPKLERQVNTLPERFRANSFFRKYILLATAVTLSATIGTLPLTAYYFHKISIVGIAMNLLAVPVSGIILALGCAVVLMAAISTWLGSMYATVAYAFSWFLLRFTEWGGNLPFSVVEINLSFPQAVGMFAVILFLLEFHRPLVRRLGIISFLLIANVVLYSSLFAESNSSLKITMLDVGQGDAIVVQLPNGKTMLVDAGPIDSKRDAGTKTIAPFLKRIGVEKIDALFISHPHADHLGGTPALLRAIEVGTIYECGAKSESKLVKEIGRLTDSLQIESKKLLAGNIVTVDSSVRLYILHPFDDKNSFEENLNNHSLVIKLVYGTTSILFSGDAEEPAEQEITAAFDNFLDCDVIKVGHHGSITSSSEELLEKVTPQIALVSVGNKNKFKHPSPTVIQRFQDGGCKVFRTDKMGAIVLESDGQSWKEIQWRED
- a CDS encoding PIN domain protein; this translates as MKQRIYIDTSVIGGYFDDEFKEATQRLFLRFENGELNFVVSDLLELELINAPQHVRQLLLRYPKGTFERVEITEEVVRLADMYITENVVGKTSIEDCRHIALATVNNVDVLVSWNFKHIVNLDRIRGYNAVNVKHGYPMIEIRSPKEIINYEN
- a CDS encoding methylmalonyl-CoA mutase family protein, with protein sequence MNESLNKKKTIWEDVTLEPVLKKSSERKKQFQTDSGIEIERLALPSEADYEKQLGFPGEYPFTRGVYPTMYRGRFWTMRQYAGFASAEESNKRYRYLLNQGTTGLSVAFDLPTQMGYDSDHAFAEGEVGKVGVAIDSLQDMETLFDGITLDKITTSMTINATAAILLCMYVAVAKKQGSDLKKLSGTIQNDILKEYIARGTYIYPPKQSMRLVTDTFSWCEEHLPKWNTISISGYHIREAGSTAVQEVAFTLANAIAYVQSAVDTGLNVDKFGAQLSFFFNAHNNFIEEIAKFRAARRMWANIMKEQFGATNPESMKLRFHAQTGGSTLTAQQIDNNIVRVTLQALAATLGGCQSLHTNSRDEALALPTEESVRIALRTQQIIAHESGTADSVDPLGGSFLLEQMTDEVERRAWEYLDKIKSLGGAVKAIEQSYYQTEIATSAYEYQKAIEKKEKIIVGVNEFAIEETNQPPLFKVDETVRSVQSEKLTALRQQRDNKQVNVSLQLLKQAANGSENVLPHILSCVEAYGTLGEISDALRGVWGEY
- a CDS encoding alkaline phosphatase family protein gives rise to the protein MKQKSPHVLMLFLDGVGIGKKDANINPFFAANLKTLNTLLDGNIPSLHSSSFSNSVTSLVPINATLGVEGLPQSGTGQTALMTGMNASKFIGKHFGPYPYSTLKPIIQEQNIFKTLSDKEKKVFYANAFPPKYFEYINSTKMRMTAITYSWLSSGFSLNTHEVLARGDALSADITSQRWNVQGFPSVPNLTPLEAGERLAQFSDEYDFTLFEFYYTDHIGHNQSMQQAIEVLELLDALLEGIISHFDAERNLFFLTSDHGNLEDLSTKTHTRNPVPLLAYGKRHKELTSSVKNLTHVVPSLLEIMA